A DNA window from Vigna angularis cultivar LongXiaoDou No.4 chromosome 1, ASM1680809v1, whole genome shotgun sequence contains the following coding sequences:
- the LOC108319703 gene encoding protein BASIC PENTACYSTEINE2 has translation MDDDVLNMPNWGYYEPFRGGHLGLQLMPGMTDRDTKPYLPARDPAVLMGANGTFHPRDCVVSEAPMPLNYVRDNWTSQRERYFSMQQPTNPNYAVLPETSVAPNLQIIQPPDTSRDEKVDRIEELVVKKEGGQSKKRQTKGALTTPKAKKPRKPKDNGNVPVQRVKPPKKTMELVINGIDMDISGLPIPVCSCTGSPQQCYRWGCGGWQSACCTTNVSIYPLPMSMKRRGARIAGRKMSQGAFKKVLEKLAAEGYNFANPIDLKTHWARHGTNKFVTIR, from the coding sequence ATGGATGATGATGTGTTGAACATGCCCAATTGGGGTTATTATGAACCCTTCAGAGGGGGACATCTTGGTCTGCAGCTCATGCCTGGTATGACTGATCGAGACACCAAGCCATATCTGCCTGCTCGTGATCCAGCTGTGTTAATGGGTGCTAATGGAACTTTTCACCCCAGAGATTGCGTTGTTTCCGAAGCACCAATGCCGTTGAACTATGTCAGAGATAATTGGACAAGCCAAAGGGAAAGGTATTTCAGTATGCAGCAGCCCACAAATCCTAATTATGCTGTTCTTCCTGAAACATCAGTAGCTCCCAACTTGCAAATTATACAACCACCCGATACATCCAGAGATGAGAAAGTGGATAGAATTGAAGAGTTAGTTGTCAAAAAGGAAGGTGGTCAGTCGAAGAAAAGGCAGACTAAGGGTGCTCTGACGACCCCAAAAGCTAAGAAACCTAGGAAGCCGAAGGATAATGGCAATGTTCCAGTTCAACGTGTGAAGCCCCCGAAGAAGACTATGGAGCTTGTAATTAATGGAATTGATATGGACATTTCTGGTCTGCCCATTCCAGTTTGTTCGTGTACCGGGAGTCCTCAGCAGTGTTATCGTTGGGGTTGTGGAGGTTGGCAATCGGCCTGTTGCACCACAAATGTGTCGATATATCCTTTGCCAATGAGCATGAAAAGGCGTGGTGCTAGGATAGCTGGGAGGAAAATGAGCCAAGGTGCCTTTAAAAAGGTTTTAGAGAAACTTGCGGCTGAAGGATATAATTTTGCTAACCCTATTGATCTGAAGactcattgggcgagacatggCACCAACAAGTTTGTTACTATCAGGTAG
- the LOC108319694 gene encoding uncharacterized protein LOC108319694 codes for MVAQMTTLKKTRARDGSALYFIYNPVDESGFEKIANAKSAKEAWEILEVAYKGNNRVRQVRIQALIGESEQLKMEPKEHITKYITRVEKVANQLGRNGEQMPSSRVVGKILRSLTKDFESIVCAIEESKDLSVLTVDELAGSLEAHEQRRRSWDDQVEPDDQALQVQFDSNKTRITQSRGPGGRGRGGRGRGNDNEDQTGQQNWHDQGQGQGRGDQSRVECFKCGKYGHFANECRSTKCYNCGKFGHIAKYCKTETKGEMNLVTKDVEEDVEELLLAKSSDIVDMENSVSILDEVISVKGATNVEKELKQKDEEIQRMERLLDEANEIMNKQRVELEELKKTTPEKEEKASSVIELDKNREEDEEEMKDDEISTNSVWYLDTGASNHMCGNENFFYELTKVEAKFVSFGDDSKVAVKGRGTIRHTD; via the coding sequence ATGGTGGCACAGATGACAACATTGAAGAAAACTCGTGCAAGAGATGGGTCGGCATTATATTTCATCTACAATCCAGTAGATGAGTCGGGATTTGAAAAGATAGCGAATGCCAAATCAGCAAAGGAAGCCTGGGAGATATTGGAGGTTGCATATAAAGGTAACAACCGCGTCAGACAAGTCCGAATACAAGCTCTCATAGGAGAGTCTGAACAGTTGAAGATGGAACCCAAAGAGCATATAACCAAGTACATAACTCGGGTGGAGAAGGTGGCCAACCAACTCGGTAGGAATGGAGAACAAATGCCATCTAGCCGGGTTGTGGGAAAAATTTTGAGATCTCTTACAAAAGATTTCGAAAGTATCGTGTGCGCCATCGAAGAATCGAAGGACTTGTCGGTTCTCACAGTGGATGAACTTGCTGGGTCATTAGAAGCCCACGAACAAAGGAGAAGGAGTTGGGATGATCAAGTTGAACCCGACGACCAAGCACTACAGGTACAGTTTGACTCGAATAAAACTCGGATTACTCAGAGCCGAGGTCCTGGTGGCAgaggacgaggtggacgtgGCCGAGGTAATGATAATGAAGATCAAACCGGTCAACAGAATTGGCATGACCAAGGACAAGGACAAGGTCGAGGAGATCAGTCAAGAGtggagtgttttaagtgtggcaagtaCGGCCACTTTGCAAACGAGTGTAGGTCAACAAAGTGCTACAACTGTGGCAAGTTTGGTCATATTgcaaagtattgcaagaccGAGACAAAGGGGGAGATGAATCTCGTTACTAAAGATGTAGAAGAAGATGTAGAAGAACTATTGCTGGCAAAGAGCTCGGATATAGTGGACATGGAAAATTCCGTCTCAATATTGGATGAAGTGATCTCGGTAAAAGGTGCGACAAATGTGGAAaaagaactcaaacaaaaagatgaagagattcagcGGATGGAGAGGCTTCTGGATGAagctaatgaaattatgaataaacagagggttgagcttgaggagttgAAGAAGACGACTcctgaaaaggaagagaaagcatCTAGCGTTATTGAACTAGATAAAAatagggaagaagatgaagaagagatgaaggATGATGAGATTTCTACCAACTCGGTATGGTATCTAGATACTGGAGCAAGCAATCATATGTGTGGGAACGAGAACTTTTTTTATGAACTCACCAAGGTGGAGGCCAAATTTGTGTCTTTTGGAGATGACTCCAAGGTGGCCGTGAAAGGGCGTGGAACAATTCGGCATACAGATTAA
- the LOC108319695 gene encoding uncharacterized protein LOC108319695, giving the protein MVEKLALTTIPHPKPYKLQWIKEDEEIVVKTQVNIPISIGNYEETILCNVVPMDAGHVLLGSSWIPRCRDIVKDRYNEPVDDEHHIVNQITTLKKTRVKDISVLYFLYNVVDESGFEKIANAKSTKEAWEILKVAYKGDTRMKQVRVQAIRREFEHMEMDENEGVAEFIARVQKMANQLGMNGERFLLTGLRKRS; this is encoded by the exons ATGGTGGAAAAGTTGGCCTTAACTACTATTCCTCATCCCAAGCCTTACAAGCTTCAGTGGATaaaagaggatgaagaaatagTAGTCAAAACACAAGTAAACATACCTATCTCCATTGGAAACTATGAAGAAACAATTTTATGTAATGTTGTGCCAATGGATGCTGGGCATGTTCTACTAG GTTCTTCTTGGATCCCAAGATGTAGGGACATAGTGAAGGACAGGTACAATGAACCCGTGGATGATGAGCATCACATAGTGAACCAAATTACTACACTGAAAAAGACACGAGTGAAAGATATATCGGTTTTGTACTTTCTGTATAATGTAGTGGATGAATCTGGATTCGAGAAAATAGCTAATGCAAAGTCAACAAAAGAAGCATGGGAAATTTTGAAGGTGGCATACAAAGGAGATACCCGCATGAAGCAGGTCCGAGTACAAGCTAtcagaagagagtttgaacatatggagatggatgaaaatGAGGGAGTTGCCGAGTTCATAGCTCGAGTGCAGAAGATGGCCAACCAACTCGGAATGAACGGAGAGAGGTTCCTCCTAACCGGGTTGCGGAAAAGATCTTGA